In Halarcobacter mediterraneus, the following proteins share a genomic window:
- a CDS encoding MFS transporter: MAKSNLLYYSLLAVPLAILGLPLYIYLPTFYAKDIGIDMALVGGVLFLARFFDVFLDPYLGYLSDRSKQKYNSRKPLVAIGTILLIISFYLLINPKEEYASIWLFAFSFLVYIAWSMVNIPYLTWSAEITNDYYYKTKLNSVREIGTIVGVLIALLLPFLFSISSNTKEVLDLLFVIFIILFTCFTIISLFKIKTVTSENIENFKFSYLKIIYKELPKIKSLQIGYFFNNLANAIPATLFLLFIEFVIKEPKSSGLLLIVYFLSGVLALPVWTAISKKTSKKRVWIYSIVLASASFIFVPFLGENDFVPFLIICIISGFSLGADLAFPTSIHSDISQKAEEIKNNCSGLLFGLWAMITKLSLALSVAISFGILGLFDFNENNPSDNSILTLTLLYGLAPVILKITAIIFINKYKEDKQ, translated from the coding sequence ATGGCTAAATCAAACTTACTCTATTATAGTCTTCTTGCAGTACCTTTAGCAATACTTGGATTACCTTTATATATTTATTTGCCAACATTTTACGCAAAAGATATTGGCATAGATATGGCTTTAGTAGGAGGAGTTCTTTTTTTAGCAAGATTTTTTGATGTATTTTTAGACCCTTATTTAGGATACTTAAGTGATAGAAGTAAACAAAAATACAATTCTAGAAAACCTTTAGTAGCTATTGGTACTATTTTACTAATAATAAGTTTTTATTTACTAATTAATCCAAAAGAAGAGTATGCAAGCATTTGGTTATTTGCTTTTTCTTTTTTAGTATATATTGCATGGAGTATGGTAAATATTCCATACCTTACATGGTCTGCTGAAATAACAAATGATTACTATTATAAAACAAAACTAAATAGTGTTAGAGAAATAGGAACAATAGTTGGTGTTCTTATTGCTCTTTTACTTCCTTTTTTATTTTCTATTTCAAGTAATACAAAAGAAGTATTAGACTTACTATTTGTTATTTTTATTATACTTTTTACTTGTTTTACAATAATTTCATTATTTAAAATAAAAACAGTAACAAGTGAAAACATTGAAAACTTTAAATTTTCATATTTAAAAATTATTTATAAAGAATTGCCAAAAATTAAATCTTTACAAATAGGATACTTTTTTAATAACCTTGCAAACGCTATTCCTGCAACTTTATTTTTACTTTTTATTGAGTTTGTAATAAAAGAACCAAAATCAAGTGGATTACTTCTTATTGTATATTTTCTTTCTGGGGTTTTAGCTCTTCCTGTGTGGACTGCTATTTCAAAAAAAACAAGTAAAAAAAGAGTCTGGATTTATTCTATTGTTTTAGCATCAGCTTCTTTTATTTTTGTTCCATTCCTAGGAGAAAATGATTTTGTTCCTTTTCTAATAATTTGCATAATCTCAGGTTTTTCTTTAGGTGCAGATTTAGCTTTCCCTACTTCTATTCATTCTGATATAAGCCAAAAAGCAGAAGAGATTAAAAACAACTGTTCTGGATTACTTTTTGGACTTTGGGCTATGATTACAAAACTATCCCTTGCTTTAAGTGTTGCAATATCTTTTGGTATTTTAGGGCTTTTTGATTTTAATGAAAACAACCCAAGTGATAATTCTATTTTAACCCTTACTCTACTTTATGGACTAGCACCTGTTATTTTAAAAATTACTGCAATTATTTTTATTAATAAATACAAAGAAGATAAACAATAA
- a CDS encoding NAD(P)/FAD-dependent oxidoreductase, which yields MKEKRLKIAVLGAGISGLGSAYLLSKKHHVDLYEKSSRLGGHARTTFVKEDKKEFGVDTGFLVFNHETYPLLTKLFRQLDVKIENSDMSFAFWDTKSNTAYNGQDLKGMFFQKKNLFNPSHYIMIKDILKFNKKANEDLQNDSEDLDLSLGEYLKPYSKYFKDRYIIPMGASIWSTPTKKMNEFPARAFLNFFKNHGLLGVDTHHQWLTVSGGSINYVNKIALEVSGKIYTNSTIKYIRREKDKVILVHEDSSESVYDKVILAMHAPDAFAMLEKPSKDETDILLSFKYKDNDAVLHTDTKALFPNKKAYAAWNYKTDGKEDNVTLSYWLNTLQNLKKEKEYFVSLNETQNLDNIIEKINYSHPQFDLKAIKAQEKRELINGKNNTYYAGAYWRYGFHEDGLYSANTIAKEFGCQL from the coding sequence ATGAAAGAAAAAAGATTAAAAATAGCAGTTCTAGGAGCTGGAATTAGTGGCTTAGGCTCTGCATATTTATTAAGCAAAAAACATCACGTTGACCTTTATGAAAAAAGTTCAAGACTAGGTGGTCATGCTAGAACTACTTTTGTGAAAGAAGATAAAAAAGAGTTTGGTGTTGATACTGGATTTTTAGTATTTAACCATGAAACTTACCCTTTATTAACAAAACTATTTAGACAGTTAGATGTAAAAATTGAGAACTCTGATATGAGTTTTGCATTTTGGGATACAAAATCTAATACAGCTTACAATGGTCAAGATTTAAAAGGGATGTTCTTCCAAAAGAAAAATCTATTTAACCCAAGTCATTACATTATGATTAAAGATATTTTGAAATTTAATAAAAAAGCAAATGAAGATTTACAAAACGATAGTGAAGACTTAGACTTAAGCTTAGGAGAGTATTTAAAGCCCTATTCAAAATATTTTAAAGACAGATATATTATTCCGATGGGAGCATCAATTTGGTCAACACCTACTAAAAAAATGAATGAATTTCCAGCAAGAGCTTTTTTAAACTTTTTTAAAAATCATGGCTTATTAGGAGTTGATACTCACCATCAATGGCTTACTGTAAGTGGTGGTTCTATAAACTATGTCAATAAAATTGCCCTTGAGGTATCGGGGAAAATATATACTAACTCTACAATTAAATATATAAGAAGAGAAAAAGATAAAGTTATTTTAGTACATGAAGATTCAAGTGAATCAGTTTATGATAAAGTAATTTTAGCAATGCATGCCCCTGATGCATTTGCAATGTTAGAAAAACCAAGCAAAGATGAAACAGATATTTTATTAAGTTTTAAATACAAAGATAACGATGCTGTTTTACATACTGATACAAAAGCTTTATTCCCTAATAAAAAAGCCTATGCCGCTTGGAATTACAAAACAGATGGAAAAGAAGACAATGTAACTCTTTCTTATTGGTTAAATACTTTACAAAATCTAAAAAAAGAAAAAGAGTATTTTGTCTCTTTAAATGAAACACAAAATTTAGATAATATAATTGAAAAGATTAACTATTCCCATCCTCAATTTGATTTAAAAGCCATAAAGGCACAAGAGAAAAGAGAGCTTATAAATGGGAAAAATAATACTTATTATGCAGGAGCATATTGGAGATATGGTTTCCATGAAGATGGATTATATAGTGCAAATACTATAGCAAAAGAGTTTGGGTGCCAATTATGA
- a CDS encoding DUF1365 domain-containing protein, with amino-acid sequence MKHLIFDGMIYHKRFLPKEHSFKYKFFMLDIDLSSIKDIKNKVFSYNKFNLFSFYSKDHFGNKEDFLKNIDFLLKSFAIKPTQKMRFLTLPRIAGFVFNPISALILFEDNKPSFLIAEVHNYNGGRVIYPVELTSSNNKIYKGRTKKDMYVSPFFKRDGDYEFTLVYNEKDLNLSITLFEDEKKKLTSNFTAKAKEFTTKNLRSIFFKHTFLTFWVVTRTIYQSIKLKLLGLKWNKPIEKDTVRRY; translated from the coding sequence ATGAAACATTTAATTTTTGATGGAATGATTTATCATAAAAGATTTCTTCCTAAAGAGCATAGTTTTAAATATAAATTTTTTATGCTTGATATTGATTTATCATCTATTAAAGATATTAAAAATAAAGTTTTTTCATATAATAAATTTAACCTATTCTCATTTTATTCAAAAGACCACTTCGGAAATAAAGAAGACTTTTTAAAAAATATAGATTTCTTACTAAAAAGTTTTGCAATTAAACCAACACAAAAGATGAGATTCTTAACTCTTCCAAGAATTGCAGGTTTTGTTTTTAATCCAATTAGTGCATTAATTCTTTTTGAAGACAATAAACCAAGCTTTCTTATTGCAGAAGTGCATAATTACAATGGAGGAAGAGTAATCTACCCTGTAGAGCTTACAAGCTCAAATAACAAAATTTATAAAGGTAGAACTAAAAAAGATATGTATGTTTCTCCATTTTTCAAAAGAGATGGGGATTATGAATTTACATTAGTTTATAATGAAAAAGATTTAAATCTAAGTATAACTCTTTTTGAAGATGAAAAGAAAAAATTAACATCTAATTTTACAGCAAAAGCTAAAGAGTTTACAACTAAAAATTTAAGAAGTATATTCTTTAAACATACATTCTTAACTTTTTGGGTTGTTACAAGAACAATATATCAAAGTATAAAACTTAAATTATTAGGTTTAAAATGGAATAAACCAATTGAAAAAGATACAGTAAGGAGATACTGA
- a CDS encoding lipocalin family protein, which produces MKLLFFTLIFVSLQLFAQTPIQINTPKPVEYVSPKKFSGLWYEIARTYNKFEENCVAATVEYKPINDNKLKVFNRCFEYEIGGELISYNGIVEPLLENNLAVLDKTYYWIFSKEYRIIYLDKSYQTAIMSDESMKNLWIMHRNPFMEEKKIK; this is translated from the coding sequence ATGAAATTATTATTTTTTACACTTATATTTGTTTCCCTACAATTATTTGCACAAACTCCTATTCAAATAAACACACCAAAGCCTGTAGAATATGTTAGTCCTAAAAAATTTTCAGGGCTTTGGTACGAAATAGCTAGAACTTATAATAAATTTGAAGAAAACTGTGTAGCTGCTACAGTTGAATATAAACCAATAAATGACAATAAATTAAAAGTTTTTAATAGATGTTTTGAATATGAAATTGGTGGAGAACTTATTTCTTACAATGGAATTGTTGAACCACTATTAGAAAATAATTTAGCAGTACTTGATAAAACCTATTATTGGATTTTTTCTAAAGAGTATAGAATTATCTATTTAGATAAATCTTATCAAACAGCAATTATGAGCGATGAATCTATGAAAAACCTATGGATTATGCATAGAAACCCATTTATGGAAGAAAAAAAAATTAAATAA